The nucleotide sequence CTGCGCGGCAGCACGTCCCGCACCGGCCGCACGAGCAGATCGTAGAGCTTCGGTCCTGAGTGCCGTGTCGACGCCGATCCTGAGTCGAAGGGGTCGAAGGCCTGTTGCACCAGTGCGCGCAGCCGTGCGCGGAGTATCGGTACGCGGCGGACGTGTACCGCGCCATCTCTGGTCACCACCCAGATGAACAGTTCGTCGTCGCTCACCCAGTAGACGAGGAACGTGGACTGCAGGCGCGCGGCCGCTGCCACGAAGTCGCTCACGGCAGCGGGATCCGGCGTCGCCACGTGGTCGATGGTCGTGTGGTCGGCGGAGGCGTCGCGGCCGGCGAGCAGGTCGAGCAGCGCACGCGATCTGGCGAGCTCGGCGGTTCCGAGTGACTCACGCGCCAGCCCCTGCTGCACCTGCAAGGCAATCGCCTCGCTGTATACGCTCGACTGCACGCGACTGAAGTCCTGCCTGAAGGCATCGGTCGGCACGAGGCGTGTCCGGATGTCTTCGAGCCGCGCGAGCGCCGCCTGCACGTCGGCGAGGGCGGCCGGGACGTTGCCCAGTGCGGCATGCGCACCAGCACGTTGCTGCAAGGCTTCGGGACAGGTATCGGGCCGCGACGCGCACGCCTCCACGGCGCGCGTCGCCGCGTCGAGGGCCTCGCGCGGCCTGGCCATCTTCCGATAGGCGAAGGACAGACTCGTGTAGCGCTCGGCGGGATAGACGTCGACACCGTTGGCGATGACGCGCTCCAGCGCCGCCGCGCCGTCCGCGAACTGTCCCTGGCTCAGCAGCAGGCCGGCGAGATTCGCCCTGACGAGATCCTGCACACGCAGCGAGCTCGATTGCTCCGCGAGCACCAGCGCCTGGTCGTAGGCGTCGCGCGCCCCGCGCAGGTCGCCAACACGCTGCCGGGCGGTGGCGACCGCATTGAGGCTCTGGATCAGCGCGAACGGGGCGCCGGCCGCCCGGTGCCGCGCGAGCGCTTCGAGCTGGAACTTCAGCGCCTCGTCGAGCCGACCGTGCGCGCGATAGACCCGGCCGATGCTGTTGTAGACGGTGCCGAGCGCAACGCCGTCGGTGGTGGCCGACAGCACGGTCTCGGCTCGCAGCAGCGCCTCGAGCGATTCTTCGTACTGTCCCTGCGTGAACAGGTGATCGCCAAGGCTCTGCCACGCGCGTCCTTCGAGGACACGATCCCCAACAGCACGTGCGTCATCGACCACGCGGGCGAGCAGCGGACGTTTCTCCGCGAGCGTGAGTGGAGCCACCCTGATCAGTTGCAGCGTCGCCACCGCCCGCCCGCGACGATCCTGCGCGGCGGTGAAGGCGGTCACCGCGCGTTCGGCGCCCTCACGGGCCTCGGCGCGCAGACCCGACACGTACGCGGCCACGCCCGCGAGATGACTGGCGCGCCCGATGCCGCGATCGTCGGCGAGGCGCTCGTAGATCGTCAGGGCCAGCAGCGCTTCCTCGCGCGCCGCCGCATACTGCGTCCTGGCATGGAAGATCTCCGCGATCGCGACGCGCGCGTCGGCTTCTTCGCGCGCAAGTGCGAGGGCGATGGCCCGTGCGCGAGCGGCTTCCAGCAGCTTGAGTGCCGCGTCGCGCGAACCGTCACGCAGCAGTCGCCCCGCCGTGTCGAGTTGCTCACGAATCGCTGCCGCATCCGGCGTGTTGTCCACCTGCATCTGCGGCGCGGCGCGGACCCATGGGGTCGCGGCCATCGTCACGATGAGACACAGCGAGGCGACGATCGCGTGCCGGGCGGGCATGTGATGTATCAGCGATGACTGACGGGTTCGTCTGTGAGCCTGTCGAGCGCGTCGCAGGCGCGCGCGGTCCGCGGCGCGCGTCGATCGCAGAGGGCCTCGAAACGCGTCCGCGCATCAGCGACGTGTCCTGCCCGGTGCTCGGCGATCGCGCGATAGAACGCCACATCGTCGGCGAACGTGGGATCGACGACTGCCTCGGCGGCAGTGAATGAGGCGATCGCCCCGCGCGCATCGTCCAGGAACAGGCGGGAGACGCCCTGATAGAAGAGGACTTCGATCGAACGCGGATACCGGGGCTCGAGTGCCGTGAGGGCTGCGTTTGCGGCGACGTAGTCGTCTCGTCGGTACGCATCGAGTCCTGCCGCGAGATCGGTCAGCAGCGGGTTGTCGGCGGCAGCACCACGCCATGTCAATGCCGTGAGGCCGAGACGCACCGGTGGCTTGTCCAGCGGCAGCACGACCGGCGGGGGAGTGGAAGCCCGCGTGGCATCCGCGTTCGAGGCCGGAGATGTCGACGGTCGGGTCTCTTCGAGCCTGGCAACAGGCGTGTCACCGCTATCGCCGACGATCACCCACGCGACCAGCACGGCAGCGGCCAGTGCCGGTGCAAGGACCAGCGGCATGAGCCAGCGGCGTCGTGGCTCGACGCGGGAGGGTGACTGCGATGTGGTTTCGGCCTGGATTCGCGCGAGCAGACGTCGGGCGGCGTCCGCATCGAGCGGAGCGTCGGTTTCACCGAGGCCGTCCGCCAGTGCACGGCTCCATGGACTCGCCGACAGATGGTCGTCGAGCGCGGCCTGCAGGTCGTCTGGCAGTACACCGGCTTTCGCGGCGCGCAGCAGGTCGATCGGCGGGTCGTCGCGGTGCCGCGCCCGGATGACGTCGATTTCGTCCTGCGCATCAGCGAGGAACTCGCGCTCCTCGGGGGTCCATCCGTCTCGGGGGAGGCTCATGTGTCCACCACTCCGTTCGCCCTCCGCAGCAGCGTCAGCGCGTACTGCAGGTATCCCTTCACCTGGTTCTCCGTGAGTCCCGTCTGCGCCGCGATCTCGGCGCGCGTCATGCCGTGCGCGTAGCGCAGCATGAGGCACGTCCGGTGGACCGGCTTGAGGTCGGCGTCCTCGAGCACCCACTGCTCGAGCGGCGGCGCGGCGGTGGGCAGGCGCGCGATCGACTCGACGTACCGCTGTTCCACCATGTGCCGGCGCCATCGATCCCTGGCGCGATTGCGGACGACGGCGAACAGCCACGTGGGCAGCTGCGGCTGGTCGATGGCGTCGAGGT is from Acidobacteriota bacterium and encodes:
- a CDS encoding CHAT domain-containing protein — translated: MPARHAIVASLCLIVTMAATPWVRAAPQMQVDNTPDAAAIREQLDTAGRLLRDGSRDAALKLLEAARARAIALALAREEADARVAIAEIFHARTQYAAAREEALLALTIYERLADDRGIGRASHLAGVAAYVSGLRAEAREGAERAVTAFTAAQDRRGRAVATLQLIRVAPLTLAEKRPLLARVVDDARAVGDRVLEGRAWQSLGDHLFTQGQYEESLEALLRAETVLSATTDGVALGTVYNSIGRVYRAHGRLDEALKFQLEALARHRAAGAPFALIQSLNAVATARQRVGDLRGARDAYDQALVLAEQSSSLRVQDLVRANLAGLLLSQGQFADGAAALERVIANGVDVYPAERYTSLSFAYRKMARPREALDAATRAVEACASRPDTCPEALQQRAGAHAALGNVPAALADVQAALARLEDIRTRLVPTDAFRQDFSRVQSSVYSEAIALQVQQGLARESLGTAELARSRALLDLLAGRDASADHTTIDHVATPDPAAVSDFVAAAARLQSTFLVYWVSDDELFIWVVTRDGAVHVRRVPILRARLRALVQQAFDPFDSGSASTRHSGPKLYDLLVRPVRDVLPRRPGSLLTIVAHGPLLGVSFAALQGPNGRYLLEDHAIHYAPAGAVLPFTARQRRHDARTGAALLVADPVLPRLPTLDRPLPRLPGARHEVATIARVMPGGRATVLAAHEATEAALRDTVAGKAVLHFATHAVVSEQDPLQSYLALAPSSAPGDGANGLLTAREVYALDLHADLVVLSACRSAGGLMPGDGISTFARAFIYAGSASVVASLWDVADQPTNRLLPAFYRHWLAGASKSRALRNAQLGLLRDLRAGRVHATTPAGVVVIPEHPVFWAGFALIGEPD
- a CDS encoding sigma-70 family RNA polymerase sigma factor, producing the protein MATFEELYHQHVQAVFRFAMSVSGKRDVAEDLTAEAFMALHRNLDAIDQPQLPTWLFAVVRNRARDRWRRHMVEQRYVESIARLPTAAPPLEQWVLEDADLKPVHRTCLMLRYAHGMTRAEIAAQTGLTENQVKGYLQYALTLLRRANGVVDT